One Salvelinus sp. IW2-2015 linkage group LG35, ASM291031v2, whole genome shotgun sequence DNA segment encodes these proteins:
- the LOC111958782 gene encoding E3 ubiquitin-protein ligase RNF183-like, with translation MSDNRERQGADGGYGAEQPPNVKPKPDXIKKEKKEKSTKVRRSMSTDSERGGGSGRRRERKRDKGLRRERGRSEENRRQDRAGDDSNQKKSDPQENDMEDTECVVCFCEYDNVFKTPKLLSCGHTFCLECLARINVTSLELKSLSCPVCRELTNLPHGRNLPQLGNNKDIFRKLPPEMQRALSVRFKRSKGKLVLKKPPPGTTSLAKSSLTLPTLKKQDRQASSNLQLGTMDQGLATVVDVGRPPSRVRGRLRRMFRTDQCYYTVMASIITIIVVLMLMGILAFMVLPNVVLPNGSKPNQGNSSQP, from the coding sequence ATGAGTGACAACAGGGAAAGACAGGGTGCCGATGGAGGCTACGGGGCTGAACAGCCGCCCAACGTCAAACCCAAACCTGACWGCATCAAGaaggagaaaaaggagaaatCCACCAAGGTGCGTAGGTCCATGAGCACTGACTccgagagaggagggggatctgggagaaggagggagaggaagagagacaaaggGTTGAGAAGGGAGCGTGGTAGAAGTGAGGAGAACAGGAGGCAAGACAGGGCTGGAGATGACAGCAACCAGAAGAAGTCTGACCCCCAGGAAAACGACATGGAGGACACTGAGTGCGTGGTTTGCTTCTGCGAATACGACAACGTCTTTAAAACCCCCAAGCTGCTCTCCTGCGGGCACACCTTCTGTCTGGAGTGCCTGGCCCGGATCAACGTCACCTCCTTAGAGCTCAAGTCTCTTTCCTGYCCTGTGTGTCGAGAGCTCACCAACCTGCCCCATGGCCGCAACCTGCCCCAGCTGGGCAACAACAAGGACATCTTCCGCAAACTCCCTCCAGAGATGCAGAGGGCACTGTCCGTGCGCTTCAAGCGCAGCAAGGGCAAGCTGGTCCTCAAGAAGCCCCCTCCTGGTACTACCAGCCTGGCCAAGTCCAGCCTCACCCTGCCCACTCTCAAGAAGCAGGACCGGCAGGCCTCCAGCAACCTCCAGCTGGGCACCATGGATCAGGGCCTCGCCACTGTCGTGGACGTGGGTCGCCCCCCTAGCAGGGTCAGAGGTCGCYTGCGCAGGATGTTCCGCACGGACCAGTGCTACTACACCGTGATGGcatccatcatcaccatcatcgtgGTGCTGATGCTGATGGGCATCCTGGCCTTCATGGTCTTGCCCAATGTGGTCCTCCCCAACGGCAGCAAACCCAACCAGGGGAATTCCAGCCAACCATAA